The following coding sequences are from one Oncorhynchus nerka isolate Pitt River linkage group LG6, Oner_Uvic_2.0, whole genome shotgun sequence window:
- the LOC115131175 gene encoding proteinase-activated receptor 4-like, protein MALSAPAGTLILLFFLSSLLHGCSPSSTTEECTGVRLRSFTLMSKCNFTTLNDKQTKEVQASTTVLYIPILYIITFTLGLPANLLALWVLLFRTKKLPSTILLINLTATDLMILMVLPFRIVYHLQGNDWAFGEPFCRVVTALFYGNMYGSVLCLAFIAVDRYVALVHPFGAKTLRSRRTSFYMSLCVWVVVLAAMLPLLISRQSYTLDEPRITTCHDALPEEVHDNYFLPYFLTLFFLSFLLPLLVVLYCYVSVIRTLVAGGQRYAHAMRVTMLVLVVFVGCLLPSNVLLLLHYSDSYLVDNGEDLYVPYMVSLAVSTLNSCIDPFIFYYISDDFRDKVVMVLCCHGNNGRDSSTGNQVAYSSSLKGTQRSKVILLSMSSQRPGTSEGEAA, encoded by the coding sequence GGCTGCGCTCCTTTACGCTGATGTCCAAGTGTAATTTCACCACCCTGAACGACAAGCAGACCAAGGAGGTGCAGGCTTCCACCACTGTGCTCTACATACCCATCCTCTACATAATTACCTTCACTCTGGGCCTCCCGGCTAACCTCCTGGCACTGTGGGTCCTTCTGTTCCGTACCAAGAAGCTGCCCTCCACCATCCTCCTCATCAACCTCACCGCCACCGACCTCATGATACTGATGGTGCTCCCTTTCCGCATCGTCTACCACTTACAGGGCAACGACTGGGCCTTCGGTGAGCCATTCTGCCGCGTGGTCACGGCGCTCTTCTACGGCAACATGTACGGCTCGGTGCTGTGTCTGGCATTCATCGCTGTGGACCGGTACGTGGCTTTGGTGCACCCTTTCGGTGCCAAGACCCTCCGCAGCCGCCGCACCTCTTTCTACATGAGCCTATGTGTGTGGGTGGTGGTGTTGGCTGCCATGCTGCCTCTCCTCATCTCGCGCCAGTCCTACACACTGGATGAGCCGCGCATCACAACCTGCCATGACGCGCTGCCTGAGGAGGTGCACGATAACTACTTCCTGCCCTACTTCCTCACACTCTTTTTTCTCAGCTTCCTGCTCCCCCTTCTGGTCGTCCTCTACTGCTACGTCTCTGTGATACGCACCCTGGTGGCAGGGGGCCAGCGCTACGCCCACGCCATGCGTGTCACCATGTTGGTCCTGGTGGTGTTTGTGGGCTGCCTGCTGCCCAGcaacgtcctcctcctcctgcactACTCAGACTCCTATCTGGTGGACAATGGAGAGGATCTGTATGTGCCCTACATGGTTAGCCTAGCCGTTAGCACGTTGAATAGCTGCATTGACCCCTTCATCTTCTACTACATCTCCGACGACTTCAGGGACAAGGTCGTGATGGTGCTGTGTTGCCACGGCAACAACGGGAGAGACTCGTCCACGGGGAATCAGGTGGCCTATTCGTCCTCCTTAAAGGGGACACAAAGGTCAAAGGTCATACTGCTGTCCATGTCTAGTCAGAGGCCGGGGACGTCAGAGGGGGAGGCAGCATGA